One window of Vespa velutina chromosome 2, iVesVel2.1, whole genome shotgun sequence genomic DNA carries:
- the LOC124947247 gene encoding bromodomain-containing protein DDB_G0270170-like isoform X6: MNEKCTTGTNTEELLSFSNTEVQTTPCELLDYESESNDEPIQNLSLLTKELLNRTELQERIAENINKAILPTDTFLREEKEILNESTGYEFNTSVVSELNNAIKSIVEATESDPVFEQFLDEIIGKNIETDTSPDEDIDVKSTPTDRSEEKRMEIDNIGIALPEHTVVGGKSSNEITSTEVPLKQRLRSSSRQQTARIEDEIYKQKEQSALEDQNAAAILSIINANITNTHVRPENDKSNDNKESCTAEANNDKKSPASVPSNSNADLTEKYSTQMENQKMDNIIANKETESKPKRSMVKRPRPTKIKRESEINSNDLISEQDIMTMPTLVLCSKEEITNIRALNPTYSIGNIHPITSNSTSHFIPIMPKDPNKTKESVETLYVRTVNVPQKYVLPTTVPNIQEDAKNLSNSKVQSSSQKENIAHSKLKPIQNIDKLIQNTCNPIFLDPIETNKLVSMESITLYSTENSIKTSLNSTNMPIINVEENISLSGIELSPYLKFNSKSNQSHNLSDIDLVLMENFKTFTQSAPNESKEQNVMTSKKTEGDIINKRTPRSLLKHRAKTHRLSLSTPRRNSHVRTLDFNTPTKLIHSASKMQDNENLSCSPKLLRPMKSVRRTSLFKSPPFTNSSVTIPTFQNALNIGQSNEIPIATRSPIPKLMGGWEKYNGVGVIIDDPSPCKSNGINSPISMNKFQRSKTIAKSWDADLRKCLQTSDERSTSTVSNKKKKKVTESKNNIACKTSKRNLQCLKTKGRKKSNDERAIVDVKKQYVEKEDEESITSVQDVKKNKTDVPMEMSNKPLSKNLLSDTNREVTSDNSCILEKIETGTDTCTIKSTCPVAVVENNITTSTNNKETNEKKIVKKYVQLKTLKTNLRKSEKEKNVTNNVLPTIEVVPISESLKGNVENIQQIVPISDIIDLETPRKFGNSSGIPSTPRLLSPNSNIIPSFIKTSDDSTKIRSLINTPEFPTTPCIALTPKHCEENTRDVIKKGIYNGCISPYYKPSTEHVNPCDSEKVIKIDMKFDNEATKHLAIPISDTKSIGTTQLALNTDNGYDNVSVSTKLEITQFEVIKENLPKDEAVKELKISSKTKDITSANLNTTPMQNDENDTKVVTLINEKSLSIRENSTDSDTSSSSSSSSSSSSSSSTNSNITDTSKPFSCNKKYKKTPNKIYTDTSNDSISKVNASGNNSMHDISVNLRNDLIKDKAISNISTNVMEIEKASMDIIVKSESSPAKLLSLTKNEEQLESTLKETPAKDENLLPEEDISDTPSSSKIGIDNVTNLSSKISAFITSENEKLTNANSSIPQISDMNKVVQKSQIINIQNISLDRSTFLPLAEYANHQNNKQKILSTDEHARQLEQKRQRMIAKLKQIPKSNVALAKNRSKQNILSIKNRNNCISKNNRLKNKITNRIRTREKRFEKNFDKNTNNRENTDERVSVINNVVVTNIQDINKEDSDKKMSITDSSDKCNKDVQNNKKNVLTEANSTVNTLMSTQEKMNIESKTNVDEYNAIHTTSQNDSIESDQVNNEKVSEQELSKEYLSSINKDKKLIMENNDTINKYNIKGNTIIAIKHVEKVEDLLKAKVNQVKRDLFSDEENERKSQVSEDMISKDLQVEKKDEHILNNNEVINAVETIKSQDSKEVLSCVLECLQLVPASKTDNHKEKNDNNQSEEEIDLNTTGPSSVEYHFVYDDSISTKKRRRRYSSNELKQHVNVQLSNENYREVIKTMTATDYQEIFNMNPKSKKKPINKKLPVKNSQTSNIKSNNNNFILKDNCTKPLATSSPVDKPILAKLKKMTSKIMPINDKDNVSEKVKVQSEKSKTQKDNLTTKNHKRKLSESKEDAKVEKKRIYDPQVLLSNMNLDEFLTSVHGPT, from the exons ATGAATGAAAAGTGTACTACAGGGACAAACACAGAAGAattgttatctttttctaatacaGAGGTTCAAACTACTCCTTGTGAATTGCTTGATTATGAATCGGAATCTAACGATGAGCCTATTCAAAACCTTAGt TTATTGACAAAGGAATTGTTAAATCGAACGGAATTACAAGAACGTATCgctgaaaatataaataaagcgATTCTTCCGACTGATACATTTCtaagggaagaaaaggaaattttaaatgaatccACGGGTTATGAATTTAATACATCGGTCGTATCTGAGTTAAATAATGCTATTAAATCAATAGTAGAGGCAACAGAATCTGATCCAGTGTTTGAACAATTTCTGGATGAAATCATTGGAAAAAACATAGAAACAGACACAAGTCCTGACGAGGATATTGATGTTAAATCAACTCCTACAGATAG gtcagaagaaaaacgaatggaaattgataatattggCATTGCATTACCAGAACACACAGTTGTTGGAGGTAAATCGTCTAATGAAATAACTTCAACAGAAGTGCCATTGAAACAAAGGCTTCGTAGTTCTTCTAGACAACAAACTGCTAGAATAGAAGATGAGATTTATAAGCAAAAGGAACAAAGTGCTTTGGAAGATCAGAATGCAGCAGCTAttttaagtattataaatgCTAACATAACGAATACGCACGTTAGACcggaaaatgataaaagtaatGATAACAAAGAATCGTGCACGGCAGaagctaataatgataaaaaatctcCAGCCTCTGTACCTAGTAACAGTAATGCTGACTTAactgaaaaatattctacgcAAATGGAAAATCAGAAAATGGATAATATTATTGCAAACAAAGAAACAGAATCTAAACCAAAGAGATCAATGGTCAAACGTCCACGACCTACAAAAATTAAACGAGAATCTGAAATCAATTCTAATGATTTAATCTCGGAACAAGATATTATGACTATGCCAACATTGGTATTATGTTCGAAGGAAGAGATAACTAATATTCGAGCTTTAAATCCAACTTATTCGATTGGAAATATTCATCCTATTACTTCTAATTCTACTTCACATTTTATTCCAATAATGCCTAAAGATCCTAACAAAACTAAAGAATCAGTGGAAACTTTGTATGTTAGAACAGTAAATGTACCACAAAAATATGTATTGCCAACAACTGTACCAAATATACAAGAAGACGCAAAGAATTTATCAAATAGTAAGGTACAATCATCAtctcaaaaagaaaacattgctCATAGCAAATTAAAGCCTATACAAAATATTGACAAATTGATACAAAATACATGTAATCCTATTTTTCTAGATCCaattgaaacaaataaattagtGAGTATGGAATCAATAACACTTTATAGCACAGAAAATAGTATTAAAACATCTTTGAATAGTACAAATATGCCTATAATTAACGTTGAAGAGAACATCAGTTTGTCGGGAATAGAATTATCTCCTTATTTGAAGTTTAATTCTAAATCTAATCAAAGCCATAATTTGTCAGATATTGATCTGGTACTTatggaaaattttaaaacattcACACAATCTGCACCGAATGAAAGTAAAGAACAGAATGTTATGACGTCTAAAAAGACTGAAggtgatataattaataaacgaacACCAAGATCCTTATTAAAACATAGGGCAAAAACACATAGGCTTAGTTTATCTACTCCTCGAAGGAATAGCCATGTAAGAACGCTTGATTTTAATACGCCAACGAAATTAATACATTCCGCTTCAAAAATgcaagataatgaaaatttgagCTGTTCTCCCAAATTATTAAGACCTATGAAATCAGTTCGTAGAACTTCTCTCTTCAAATCACCGCCATTCACTAATTCATCTGTAACAATACCAACGTTTCAAAATGCATTAAATATTGGACAATCTAATGAAATACCTATAGCAACTAGAAGTCCTATTCCAAAACTTATGGGAGGTTGGGAAAAATATAATGGTGTAGGTGTAATCATAGATGATCCATCACCTTGTAAAAGCAATGGTATTAATTCTCCTAtatcaatgaataaatttcaaaggTCTAAAACAATAGCAAAAAGTTGGGATGCAGATTTGCGTAAGTGTTTACAGACAAGCGATGAGAGATCTACGTCGACAGTAagtaacaaaaagaagaaaaaagttactgaaagtaaaaataatatcgcatGTAAAACTTCAAAACGTAATTTGCAATGCTTAAAGACTAAAGGTAGGAAAAAATCTAATGACGAAAGGGCTATAGTTGATGTAAAGAAACAATATGTTgaaaaagaggatgaagaaTCAATAACGAGTGTACAAgatgttaaaaagaataaaacagaTGTACCAATGGAAATGAGCAATAAGCCGCTTTCTAAGAATCTATTAAGTGATACGAACAGAGAAGTAACAAGTGATAATTCTTGTATTTTAGAGAAGATAGAGACAGGCACAGATACATGCACGATTAAATCGACTTGTCCTGTAGCCGTAGTAGAAAACAACATTACAACAAGTACAAACAATAAGGaaacaaatgagaaaaagattgtgaaaaaatatgtacaattaaaaacattaaagacaaatttaagaaaatcagaaaaagagaaaaatgttacaaataaTGTATTGCCTACTATAGAAGTTGTTCCGATATCTGAATCTCTGAAAGGCaatgttgaaaatattcaacagATTGTTCCAATATCTGATATAATAGATTTAGAAACACCAAGAAAATTTGGAAATTCTTCTGGAATACCTTCAACGCCTCGTTTACTTAGCCCAAATAGCAATATTATTCCGTCGTTTATTAAAACCAGCGATGATTCGACCAAAATACGTAGCTTAATAAATACACCGGAATTTCCAACTACTCCTTGCATTGCATTGACTCCAAAACATTGCGAGGAAAATACGCgcgatgttataaaaaaagggatataTAATGGTTGTATATCACCTTATTATAAACCAAGTACAGAACATGTAAATCCCTGTGATtctgaaaaagtaataaaaattgatatgaaATTTGATAACGAAGCAACGAAACATTTGGCTATCCCAATTTCTGACACTAAGTCAATTGGTACAACTCAATTGGCATTAAATACGGACAATGGTTATGATAATGTATCTGTTTCTACTAAGCTTGAAATAACACAGTTTGAAgtaatcaaagaaaatttgcCAAAGGATGAAGCTGTCAAAGAACTTAAAATATCCTCTAAAACAAAGGACATTACGTCTGCCAATTTGAATACAACTCCTATgcaaaatgatgaaaatgataCTAAAGttgttacattaattaatgaaaaatctctCAGTATTCGTGAAAATTCAACTGATAGCGACACATCTTCATCCtcttcatcatcgtcgtcgtcgtcatcttcttcttctactaatTCCAATATTACCGATACATCCAAACCATTCtcatgtaataaaaaatacaaaaagactcctaataaaatatacacagATACAAGCAATGATTCTATATCAAAGGTAAATGCATCTGGCAATAATTCTATGCATGATATATCTGTAAACTTAAGGAATGATTTGATCAAAGATAAAGCgatatcaaatatatcaaCTAATGTAATGGAAATTGAAAAAGCATCCATGGATATTATAGTAAAATCTGAATCTTCTCCAGCTAAGTTACTTTctttaacaaaaaatgaagaacaatTGGAATCTACTTTAAAGGAAACTCCTGCTAAGGATGAGAATTTGTTGCCGGAAGAAGATATATCTGACACTCCTAGCAGTTCAAAAATTGGTATAGACAATGTAACAAATTTATCTTCAAAGATATCTGCATTTATTACctcagaaaatgaaaaattaacaaacGCAAATTCTTCGATACCACAAATCTCCGATATGAATAAAGTCGTACAAAAatcacaaataataaatatacagaaTATATCACTTGACAGATCTACTTTTTTACCATTGGCAGAATATGCAAATCATCAAAATAATaagcaaaaaatattaagtacGGATGAGCATGCAAGACAATTGGAACAAAAACGTCAACGTATGATAGCAAAGCTTAAACAAATTCCAAAATCTAATGTAGCTCTTGCAAAAAATAGatctaaacaaaatatattatcgataaagaacagaaataattgtataagtaaaaataatcgactaaagaataaaataacaaatagaaTAAGAACTAGAGAAAAAcgatttgaaaagaatttcgataagaatactaataatagagaaaatacgGATGAACGAGTTtctgtaattaataatgtcgTTGTTACAAATAttcaagatataaataaagaagatagtGACAAAAAAATGTCTATTACAGATTCATCGgataaatgtaataaggatgttcaaaataataaaaaaaatgttttaacggAAGCAAATTCTACAGTAAATACATTAATGTCAAcacaagaaaaaatgaatatagaGTCAAAAACTAATGTGGATGAATATAATGCTATTCATACTACATCTCAAAATGATAGTATTGAAAGTGATCaagtaaataatgaaaaagtaagCGAACAAGAATtatcaaaagaatatttatccagtattaacaaagataaaaagttaattatggaaaataacgatacgataaataaatataatattaaaggtaatacaattattgcaataaaacatgttgaaaaagtagaagattTATTGAAGGCTAAAGTAAATCAAGTAAAACGTGATTTGTTCAGcgatgaagaaaatgaacgaaaatcTCAAGTATCAGAAGATATGATCTCGAAAGATCTTCaagttgaaaagaaagatgaacatattttaaataataacgaagttATAAATGCTGTAGAAACTATTAAATCACAAGATTCAAAAGAGGTATTGTCTTGTGTTCTTGAATGTTTACAGCTAGTACCGGCAAGCAAAACTGataatcataaagaaaaaaatgataacaatCAATCTGAAGaggaaattgatttaaatacaACTGGACCTAGTTCTGTAGAATATCACTTTGTTTATGATGACAGTAtatcaacgaaaaaaagaagaagaagatacagTAGCAATGAATTAAAACAGCATGTAAATGTTCAACTCAGCAATGAAAATTACAGAGAAGTTATAAAAACTATGACGGCTACTGATTATcaagaaatattcaatatgaATCCAAAATCTAAGAAGAAACCGATCAACAAAAAGTTGCCTGTAAAAAATTCTCAAACgagtaatataaaatctaataacaataactttATCTTAAAGGATAATTGCACCAAGCCATTAGCCACGTCTTCGCCCGTAGACAAGCCTATATTAgcaaaattaaagaagatgaCGAGCAAAATTATGCCGATAAATGATAAGGATAATGTAtcagaaaaagtaaaagtgcaatctgaaaaaagtaaaacacaAAAAG ACAATTTAACTACAAAGAATCATAAAAGGAAATTATCAGAATCTAAAGAAGACGCAAAG GTTGAAAAAAAACGCATATATGATCCACAAGTATTATTAAGTAATATGAACTTAGATGAATTTTTGACGTCTGTTCATGGACCTACATGA